From Catharus ustulatus isolate bCatUst1 chromosome 17, bCatUst1.pri.v2, whole genome shotgun sequence, the proteins below share one genomic window:
- the CDH26 gene encoding cadherin-like protein 26, with translation MLMGRPWAAGSHHTVFHSSGSAAPGCSHLPWQDLLRCPMVLLRPLELLIILLLLQVTAADSFSHEIENFSLRQAIRRKSIQGLDSYQSDSLQTLKRTKRAWIITTIEVQEEDKGPFPKYAGKLFNNRSFNTSLKYLISGPGVDEAPEVGLFSIEDDVNGEVYVHRTIDRERTPIFQIRFDVESRKSGELLDSPIFFRIKVKDINDNAPEFSMEEYGTTIRENHSKDEPVIQVTARDKDEEGTVNSQVSYSISMQMPSPDGLTFNIDPTTGSIFLSGCLDYKTAKSFYLLIKANDHGNPQLSSTAAVAVAVEDANNHLPVFTSDNYHLQISAGQEHPAVLRLQVEDKDSPNTPAWRPKYKITKGNEEEQFSIETDPATNEGILSVVKPLSYEGDPEMRLVISVTNEEPFFWCKNGIVTISDLESTSTAVNIKVLQSAPRFHPPILTVQKEDSMKPGRVFRKYPATYPDDVPHKIKYELAHDPDGWLSVDENSGVLTVLKEFDQESPSLNNSLYTIIVHATGQGKPPQTGTGTILLYLSDINDLMPALVAPALDVCDKKEGTALVIEAKPALAHSHSGPFTFELAEDSEDVKHNWTLGRNFGQSVELLMLRSLPQGSYLVPIIIQDKQGFSTRQNQHIRLCFCPDGHTCSSYSPVIQAAVGLGSGAIVIILMAFLLLLVSSIMLCQCYKSGTKIKAIAPHQEGEQTLINYNEESKSSFSEAGLDITRGVTPTTVSMEAGKEVIAENRCFTGYKASQARHLDCFIQTVDRTLAQKVYYQSTLEDYVDICEPCTYTEEGVFELEPSNSPCSISIGSEDLPDDFLNSLGPMFSALEEICQK, from the exons GTTACTGCTGCTGACAGTTTTTCTCATGAAAttgaaaatttcagtttaagACAAGCCATCAGAAGGAAGAGTATTCAG GGGCTGGATTCTTATCAGTCAGACAGTCTGCAAACTCTGAAGCGAACAAAAAGGGCCTGGATTATCACCACCATTGAGGTTCAAGAGGAGGACAAAGGACCATTCCCCAAATATGCTGGAAAG CTGTTCAATAATAGATCATTTAATACATCACTGAAGTATTTAATCAGTGGGCCTGGGGTGGATGAGGCTCCAGAGGTTGGATTGTTTTCCATAGAAGATGATGTCAATGGGGAAGTGTACGTCCACCGCACCATCGACAGGGAGAGGACCCCAATTTTccag ATTCGTTTTGATGTTGAGAGCAGGAAATCTGGTGAGCTGTTGGACAGCCCTATATTTTTCAGGATAAAGGTTAAAGATATCAATGACAATGCGCCTGAGTTCTCCATGGAAGAATATGGCACTACAATAAGAGAGAACCACAGTAAAG ATGAGCCGGTTATCCAAGTCACAGCCCGGGACAAAGATGAAGAGGGCACTGTGAACTCACAGGTGTCCTATTCCATAAGTATGCAAATGCCCTCTCCAGATGGACTCACATTTAACATTGATCCAACCACAGGATCAATATTTCTGTCAGGATGCCTGGATTATAAG actgCCAAGTCTTTCTACCTTCTGATTAAAGCCAATGACCATGGAAATCCCCAGCTGTCATccactgcagcagtggctgtggctgttGAAGATGCAAACAACCACCTCCCTGTATTTACTAGTGATAAC taCCACCTGCAGATTTCAGCAGGACAAGAACATCCAGCTGTGCTACGGCTCCAAGTGGAAGACAAAGACTCCCCCAACACTCCAGCATGGAgaccaaaatacaaaataacaaAGGGCAATGAGGAAGAGCAGTTCAGCATTGAGACAGATCCAGCCACAAATGAAGGCATTTTGAGTGTTGTCAAG CCTCTCAGCTATGAAGGTGACCCTGAGATGAGACTTGTCATTTCTGTAACAAATGAAGAACCATTCTTCTGGTGTAAAAATGGCATTGTGACAATCTCTGATTTGGAATCCACAAGCACAGCCGTGAACATCAAGGTCTTACAAAGTGCTCCAAGGTTTCATCCTCCTATACTTACTGTCCAAAAGGAAGATTCCATGAAGCCTGGGAGGGTATTTAGAAAGTATCCTGCCACATATCCAGATGATGTGCCACATAAGATAAA atatGAACTTGCCCATGACCCAGATGGCTGGCTGAGTGTGGATGAGAACTCTGGTGTTCTTACTGTGCTAAAAGAATTTGATCAAGAATCCCCCTCCTTGAACAACAGCCTGTACACCATTATTGTTCATGCTACTGGTCAAG GCAAGCCACCACAGACTGGTACTGGCACCATCCTGCTTTACTTGTCTGACATTAATGATCTTATGCCAGCGTTGGTGGCTCCCGCTTTAGATGTGTGTGACAAAAAAGAAGGGACAGCTCTCGTTATAGAAGCCAAGCCTGCTCTGGCCCATTCCCATTCAGGGCCATTTACATTTGAGCTGGCTGAAGACTCTGAAGATGTGAAGCATAACTGGACATTAGGGAGAAACTTTG GGCAGTCAGTTGAACTTCTGATGTTAAGAAGCCTCCCCCAAGGCAGCTACTTGGTGCCCATCATTATTCAGGACAAGCAAGGATTTTCCACAAGGCAGAACCAGCACATCAGGCTCTGCTTTTGCCCAGATGGACACACATGTTCCTCATATTCACCAGTGATACAAGCAGCAGTGGGACTTGGAAGTGGTGCCATTGTGATAATACTGATGGCTTTCTTATTACTACTGG TCTCCAGCATCATGCTTTGCCAGTGTTACAAGTCAGGAACTAAAATAAAAGCCATTGCTCCTCACCAGGAAGGTGAACAGACTTTAATCAACTACAATGAAGAGAGCAAAAGTTCTTTTTCTGAG gctgggctggataTTACACGTGGTGTTACTCCAACAACAGTGTCCAtggaggctggaaaagaagTGATTGCTGAG AATCGCTGTTTCACTGGTTACAAGGCATCCCAAGCAAGACACCTGGATTGCTTCATCCAGACAGTGGACAGAACACTGGCTCAG AAAGTGTATTACCAAAGCACACTGGAAGATTATGTGGACATCTGTGAACCTTGCACATACACTGAGGAAGGAGTTTTTGAATTAGAGCCCAGCAACtccccctgctccatctccattGGCAGTGAGGACTTGCCTGATGATTTTTTGAACAGCCTGGGACCAATGTTTTCTGCTCTGGAAGAGATCTGTCAGAAGTGA